One window of Psychrobacillus sp. FSL H8-0483 genomic DNA carries:
- a CDS encoding M20/M25/M40 family metallo-hydrolase codes for MNRLIEEFFELVKIDSETKHEQLIAPILMDKLEQMGFSVMQDDSAERTGHGAGNLIATLKGTKADTDTIYFTTHMDTVVPGKGIQPILKEDGYIYSDGTTILGADDKAGIAALFEAIRRLKEQSIAHGDIQVIITAGEESGLVGAKEMDPALVTAKYGYAIDSDGPVGGIVTAAPFQAKLWTTITGKTAHAGVAPEKGISAITLASKAISAMKLGRIDSETTANIGRFEGGQATNIVCDEVHILAEARSINQDKLDAQVAHMVATFAETAEKFGGKAITETQLMYPGFRFEVDHQVVQVAKRAVESIGRTADIKTSGGGSDANVIAGFGIPTVILSVGYEEIHTTNERMPVVELEKLADLLVEIVKVAAE; via the coding sequence ATGAATCGATTAATAGAAGAATTTTTTGAATTAGTAAAAATAGATTCGGAAACAAAGCATGAGCAATTAATTGCGCCGATTCTAATGGATAAATTGGAGCAAATGGGCTTCTCTGTTATGCAGGATGATTCTGCAGAAAGAACGGGTCACGGTGCAGGTAATTTAATTGCAACGCTTAAAGGTACGAAAGCTGATACGGATACCATTTATTTCACAACTCATATGGATACAGTAGTGCCAGGTAAAGGGATTCAACCTATTTTGAAAGAGGACGGTTATATTTATTCGGATGGAACAACGATCTTAGGAGCAGACGATAAAGCGGGAATTGCTGCTTTATTTGAAGCAATTCGCCGTTTAAAAGAGCAGTCGATTGCCCATGGAGACATCCAAGTGATCATTACAGCTGGGGAAGAAAGTGGTTTAGTCGGTGCAAAAGAAATGGATCCTGCTCTAGTAACAGCTAAATATGGATATGCCATTGATAGTGATGGTCCAGTTGGCGGTATTGTCACTGCAGCTCCCTTCCAAGCAAAGCTTTGGACAACGATTACAGGGAAAACGGCACATGCAGGTGTAGCTCCTGAAAAAGGTATTTCAGCTATCACACTTGCTTCTAAAGCAATTTCGGCGATGAAATTAGGTCGTATCGACTCGGAAACAACGGCAAATATTGGCCGTTTTGAAGGTGGACAAGCGACAAATATCGTTTGTGATGAAGTGCATATATTAGCAGAAGCTCGTTCGATCAATCAAGATAAATTAGATGCCCAAGTGGCACATATGGTCGCAACGTTTGCAGAAACAGCCGAAAAATTCGGAGGAAAAGCAATAACGGAAACACAATTGATGTATCCTGGCTTCCGATTTGAAGTAGACCACCAAGTAGTACAAGTTGCGAAACGCGCAGTTGAAAGTATTGGAAGAACTGCCGATATAAAAACTAGTGGTGGAGGTAGCGATGCAAATGTCATTGCTGGGTTTGGTATTCCAACCGTTATTTTATCAGTAGGCTATGAGGAAATTCATACAACAAATGAACGTATGCCTGTTGTAGAGTTAGAAAAGCTTGCAGATTTACTTGTGGAAATTGTGAAAGTAGCTGCAGAGTAA
- a CDS encoding carboxyl transferase domain-containing protein, with product MDIYEKINDLYDRKRKIELGGGDARIEKQHEKGKLTARERIELLVDKGTFVELNPFIQHRTVDFGMDKQEGPGDGVVTGYGKVNGRPIYLFSQDFTVFGGALGEMHALKISNVMDLAAKNGAPFIGLNDSGGARIQEGVVSLDGYGQIFYRNAIYSGVIPQISVILGPCAGGAVYSPAITDFVFMTDDTSQMFITGPKVIETVTGEKISSEDLGGSKVHNTISGNAHFRGKTEEEVLANVRLLLSYLPQNFEEKAPMTEVPDGADDRPDLGDIVPFEAIRPYDIRKVIEQVVDSGSFLEVHKEFAKNIVVGLARIKGEVVGLVCNQPKFMAGGLDIDSSDKAARFIRFCDAFNIPIITFEDVTGFFPGIKQEHGGIIRHGAKILYAYSEATVPKMTVILRKAYGGAYVALNSKSIGADVVFAWPNAEIAVMGPQGAANIIFAREIAGSDNPEKMRDEKIEEYREKFANPYVAASMGMVDDVIDPRETRIKLIQALEMMRNKKETRPKKKHGNIPL from the coding sequence ATGGATATTTATGAGAAAATTAATGATTTATACGATCGTAAACGAAAAATCGAATTAGGTGGCGGAGACGCTCGTATTGAAAAGCAGCATGAAAAAGGAAAACTCACTGCTCGTGAACGGATCGAACTACTCGTAGATAAAGGCACATTTGTTGAATTAAACCCATTTATCCAGCATCGTACAGTAGATTTTGGCATGGACAAGCAAGAAGGACCAGGTGACGGGGTTGTGACTGGTTACGGAAAAGTAAATGGAAGACCCATTTATTTGTTTTCCCAAGACTTTACGGTATTTGGTGGAGCACTTGGCGAAATGCATGCACTGAAAATATCCAATGTGATGGATTTAGCTGCTAAAAATGGAGCGCCTTTCATCGGGTTAAATGATTCAGGTGGAGCTCGTATTCAAGAAGGTGTTGTCTCACTTGATGGATATGGACAAATCTTTTACCGAAATGCTATCTATTCCGGTGTCATTCCGCAAATTTCGGTTATTTTAGGGCCTTGTGCTGGTGGAGCTGTTTATTCTCCGGCTATTACTGATTTTGTTTTCATGACAGATGACACGAGTCAAATGTTTATTACGGGACCAAAAGTAATTGAAACAGTAACAGGGGAAAAAATTTCTTCGGAAGACTTAGGTGGTTCAAAAGTACATAATACGATAAGTGGAAACGCCCATTTCCGTGGAAAAACAGAAGAGGAAGTTTTAGCAAATGTACGGCTTCTTCTTAGTTATTTACCACAAAACTTTGAAGAAAAAGCTCCAATGACAGAAGTACCAGATGGCGCGGACGATCGCCCAGATTTAGGGGATATCGTACCGTTTGAAGCAATCCGTCCGTATGATATTCGCAAAGTAATTGAACAAGTAGTGGATAGCGGTTCTTTCTTGGAAGTACACAAGGAATTTGCGAAAAATATTGTAGTTGGTTTAGCACGTATAAAAGGCGAAGTTGTTGGTCTAGTATGTAATCAACCGAAATTTATGGCTGGAGGACTTGATATTGACTCTTCCGATAAAGCAGCACGCTTCATCCGATTCTGTGATGCCTTTAATATTCCTATCATTACGTTTGAGGATGTAACTGGATTCTTCCCAGGTATTAAGCAGGAGCATGGCGGTATTATTCGTCACGGGGCGAAGATCCTATATGCCTATTCAGAAGCAACTGTGCCAAAAATGACAGTCATTTTACGTAAAGCGTATGGTGGGGCATACGTTGCGCTAAACTCTAAATCGATCGGTGCAGATGTTGTATTCGCATGGCCGAATGCAGAAATTGCGGTAATGGGTCCTCAAGGAGCAGCAAATATTATTTTTGCACGTGAAATTGCAGGTAGTGACAATCCAGAAAAAATGCGTGATGAGAAAATTGAAGAATATCGTGAAAAGTTTGCCAACCCTTATGTAGCGGCATCGATGGGAATGGTAGACGATGTAATCGATCCTCGTGAAACACGTATTAAGCTTATTCAAGCATTAGAAATGATGCGCAATAAAAAAGAAACAAGACCAAAGAAAAAACATGGAAATATTCCATTATAA
- the mce gene encoding methylmalonyl-CoA epimerase, with protein MEKVDHIGIAVKSIEDSLPYYTETLGLKLIHIEEVPSEKVRVAFIDSGNVKLELLQPTDESSAVYSFIEKRGEGIHHVAFGVTNIQERLNELKEKGVRLIQETPKIGAGGAQVAFIHPKASGGVLYELCDKSGGAK; from the coding sequence ATGGAAAAGGTCGATCATATTGGCATTGCAGTGAAAAGTATTGAAGATTCCCTCCCATATTACACAGAAACGTTAGGATTAAAACTTATACATATTGAGGAAGTTCCTTCTGAAAAAGTACGAGTTGCATTCATCGATAGTGGAAATGTAAAGCTGGAGTTACTTCAGCCAACCGATGAATCAAGTGCGGTCTATTCTTTCATTGAGAAAAGAGGAGAAGGTATCCATCATGTTGCCTTCGGGGTAACAAATATTCAAGAGCGTTTAAATGAACTAAAGGAAAAAGGGGTTCGACTCATTCAAGAAACACCTAAGATTGGTGCTGGAGGAGCACAAGTAGCATTTATTCATCCAAAAGCATCTGGTGGCGTTTTATATGAATTATGTGATAAATCAGGGGGAGCGAAGTAA
- the prli42 gene encoding stressosome-associated protein Prli42 produces the protein MRNQTFRKIVVYLMIIVMVMSTLLFGLSFIL, from the coding sequence ATGCGCAATCAAACATTTCGTAAAATTGTCGTCTATTTAATGATTATTGTAATGGTAATGTCTACATTATTATTCGGGTTGAGCTTTATTTTATAA
- a CDS encoding BrxA/BrxB family bacilliredoxin, translating to MNMDFNLLMNDMLIQARGEVEASGYEQLTTPEDVDAAFARPGTTLVLVNSICGCAGGIARPAAANAVHYDKRPDHLVTVFAGQDKLATQQARNFFGDDHLPSSPSFVLLKDGQLVAEIGRHEIEGHAPTSVITHLQGLFEEYCEEI from the coding sequence ATGAATATGGATTTCAATTTATTAATGAATGATATGTTAATACAAGCTCGTGGAGAAGTGGAAGCAAGCGGTTATGAACAATTAACTACACCAGAAGATGTAGATGCTGCATTTGCTCGCCCTGGTACTACGTTAGTTTTAGTGAACTCTATTTGTGGATGTGCTGGAGGCATCGCTCGTCCTGCAGCTGCAAATGCTGTACATTACGATAAACGACCAGATCATTTAGTAACTGTGTTCGCTGGTCAAGATAAATTAGCGACACAACAAGCACGTAATTTCTTTGGGGATGATCACTTACCATCTTCACCTTCTTTTGTTTTATTAAAAGACGGACAACTAGTAGCGGAAATAGGTCGTCACGAAATCGAAGGTCACGCACCAACTTCTGTTATCACGCATCTTCAAGGATTATTCGAAGAGTACTGCGAAGAAATATAA
- the meaB gene encoding methylmalonyl Co-A mutase-associated GTPase MeaB, with protein MAETDKTNQSSMHVMGGIKSQHDGMGRASVKKFSRKKPLVIDEEAYIRDIRNGSRLHLAKAITFIESTVNEQQTIGQMLLKQLLPVTGNSIRIGITGVPGAGKSTFIEAFGKMLCDKGYKVAVLAIDPSSSLTGGSILGDKTRMEELAKNPSAFIRPSPTAGTLGGVHKKSRETMLLCEAAGYDVILVETVGVGQSETIVRGMVDFFLLLALTGAGDELQGMKKGIMELADAVVVNKADGANEKLAKKTVAEFKQILHFLAPSSPNWTTPALAVSSLYKIGLDTVWETTLQFQQIMMEQQTWQNRRKEQTVDWFKTMIVDRLYDDFFSSVEKKQMMTELEQLVRKEKITVSQAVEELFFSNSKE; from the coding sequence ATGGCTGAAACGGATAAAACAAACCAATCTTCGATGCATGTCATGGGTGGTATAAAGTCGCAGCATGATGGAATGGGAAGGGCTTCTGTCAAAAAGTTTTCTAGAAAGAAGCCACTTGTTATAGATGAGGAAGCTTATATCCGAGACATCCGAAATGGCTCAAGACTCCATTTAGCAAAAGCGATCACGTTTATTGAAAGTACAGTAAACGAGCAGCAAACGATTGGACAAATGTTGTTAAAACAACTCCTCCCTGTCACGGGAAATAGTATTCGTATTGGCATTACAGGTGTACCTGGTGCTGGGAAAAGTACGTTTATCGAAGCGTTTGGGAAGATGTTATGCGACAAAGGTTATAAAGTAGCAGTACTCGCCATCGATCCAAGTTCGTCGTTAACAGGAGGTAGTATTCTTGGCGATAAAACGCGGATGGAGGAGCTAGCGAAGAATCCAAGTGCGTTTATCAGACCTTCTCCAACTGCTGGAACACTGGGTGGCGTCCATAAAAAATCTCGGGAGACAATGCTATTATGTGAAGCAGCTGGATACGATGTAATTTTAGTGGAAACGGTCGGTGTTGGGCAAAGTGAGACAATTGTTCGAGGAATGGTTGATTTCTTTTTACTTCTCGCATTAACTGGCGCGGGAGATGAATTACAAGGAATGAAAAAAGGTATCATGGAGCTTGCGGATGCAGTTGTGGTGAATAAAGCAGATGGAGCCAATGAAAAACTAGCGAAAAAGACGGTAGCTGAGTTTAAGCAAATCTTGCACTTTCTTGCGCCTTCCTCGCCAAATTGGACAACCCCTGCACTAGCCGTATCTTCACTCTATAAAATAGGTTTAGATACAGTGTGGGAAACCACTTTACAATTCCAGCAAATTATGATGGAACAGCAAACTTGGCAAAATAGGAGAAAAGAACAAACCGTCGATTGGTTTAAAACGATGATTGTCGATCGTTTGTATGATGACTTTTTTTCTTCTGTGGAAAAAAAACAAATGATGACTGAACTTGAACAATTAGTGCGAAAGGAAAAAATAACGGTTTCGCAAGCAGTGGAAGAGTTATTTTTCTCGAATTCTAAAGAATAA
- the scpA gene encoding methylmalonyl-CoA mutase, which translates to MTTPNYANVSIHKLLEKTMDHDPIETSSFLTNEGIELKKMYVESNRASLKHLNDLPGIAPNTRGPYPTMYVAKPWTVRQYAGFSTAEESNAFYRRNLAMGQKGLSVAFDLATHRGYDSDHERVTGDVGKAGVAIDSVEDMKILFDGIPLDQMSVSMTMNGAVLPILAFYIVTAEEQGVTPEQLAGTIQNDILKEYMVRNTYIYTPEMSMKIIADIFAYTANYMPKFNSISISGYHMQEAGATADIELAYTLADGLEYVRTGIKAGIEIDSFAPRLSFFWAIGMNYFMEVAKMRAARRIWAQMMQSFDPKNPKSLALRTHSQTSGWSLTEQDPFNNVTRTLVEANAAAMGHTQSLHTNALDEAIALPTDFSARIARNTQLFLQEETNMTKVIDPWGGSYYVETLTNELMEKAWALIEEIEELGGMAKAIETGLPKMKIEEAAAKKQAQIDSSKEIIIGVNKYRLEQEDAIDILNIDNTVVRQKQMERLAQVKANRDEIAVREALAALTEAAKTGNDNLLALAVDAARKRATIGEISDAIEVVAGRHKAVIRSVSGVYSANFNDAEEIEAVKQMAEDFRGNEGRRPRILIAKMGQDGHDRGAKVIATAFADLGFDVDISPLFQTPAETAQQAVENDVHVVGVSSLAAGHMTLVPALREALAKLGREDILIVVGGVIPAQDYAFLRENGASAIFGPGTVIPVAAQKVIEEIYKRLGYEEVEG; encoded by the coding sequence ATGACAACGCCTAATTACGCTAATGTATCCATCCATAAGCTATTGGAGAAAACGATGGACCATGATCCAATAGAAACTTCCTCTTTTTTGACGAATGAAGGTATTGAGTTAAAAAAAATGTATGTTGAATCTAATAGAGCTAGCTTGAAGCATTTAAATGATCTTCCAGGTATTGCTCCAAATACACGTGGACCATATCCAACGATGTATGTCGCAAAGCCATGGACAGTACGTCAATATGCCGGGTTCTCTACTGCAGAGGAAAGTAACGCTTTCTATAGAAGAAATTTAGCAATGGGTCAAAAAGGCCTGTCAGTTGCTTTTGACTTAGCAACTCACCGTGGATATGACTCTGACCATGAACGTGTAACTGGGGATGTAGGTAAAGCAGGTGTGGCGATTGACTCTGTCGAAGATATGAAGATTTTATTTGACGGAATACCGTTAGATCAAATGTCTGTTTCGATGACGATGAACGGTGCAGTGCTTCCAATACTAGCATTTTATATCGTAACAGCAGAAGAGCAAGGAGTAACTCCGGAGCAACTTGCAGGGACGATTCAAAATGATATTTTAAAAGAGTATATGGTTCGCAACACTTATATTTACACACCGGAAATGTCGATGAAAATTATTGCCGATATTTTTGCGTATACGGCAAACTATATGCCGAAATTCAACTCTATCTCGATTTCGGGCTATCATATGCAAGAGGCTGGAGCGACCGCGGATATTGAGCTTGCGTATACATTGGCAGATGGATTGGAATATGTGCGTACTGGAATCAAAGCAGGAATTGAAATTGATTCATTCGCTCCAAGGCTTTCATTCTTCTGGGCAATCGGCATGAACTATTTTATGGAAGTAGCGAAAATGCGTGCGGCACGTAGAATTTGGGCACAGATGATGCAAAGCTTTGATCCGAAAAACCCTAAATCACTTGCACTTCGTACGCACTCACAAACATCTGGCTGGAGTTTAACGGAGCAAGACCCATTTAACAATGTAACGAGAACATTAGTGGAAGCTAATGCAGCTGCCATGGGACATACCCAGTCACTTCATACGAATGCACTGGACGAAGCAATCGCACTTCCAACTGATTTCTCTGCTCGAATTGCACGTAACACGCAATTATTTTTACAAGAAGAAACGAATATGACGAAAGTGATTGATCCATGGGGTGGTTCGTATTACGTGGAAACACTGACGAACGAGTTGATGGAGAAGGCTTGGGCATTAATAGAGGAAATTGAAGAACTTGGTGGCATGGCAAAAGCAATTGAAACTGGTCTGCCGAAGATGAAGATTGAAGAAGCCGCAGCAAAAAAACAAGCACAAATCGACTCTTCGAAAGAGATCATTATCGGTGTCAATAAATACCGACTAGAACAAGAAGACGCGATTGATATTTTAAATATCGACAATACAGTTGTTCGCCAAAAACAAATGGAGCGACTAGCACAAGTAAAAGCTAATCGCGACGAAATAGCAGTCCGAGAAGCACTTGCGGCCCTAACGGAAGCTGCAAAAACAGGTAATGATAATCTCCTAGCTTTGGCAGTGGATGCTGCGAGAAAACGTGCAACGATCGGAGAAATTTCCGATGCTATTGAAGTAGTAGCAGGAAGACATAAGGCGGTGATTCGTTCCGTGAGTGGAGTATATAGCGCAAACTTTAATGACGCGGAGGAGATCGAAGCTGTGAAACAAATGGCAGAGGATTTCCGAGGAAATGAAGGTCGACGTCCACGCATTTTAATTGCCAAGATGGGTCAAGATGGGCATGATCGTGGTGCGAAGGTGATTGCAACCGCATTTGCAGATTTAGGCTTTGACGTGGATATTAGTCCTTTATTCCAAACACCTGCTGAAACTGCGCAACAAGCAGTAGAAAATGATGTGCATGTAGTTGGAGTTAGCTCCCTTGCTGCTGGACATATGACACTTGTTCCTGCATTAAGAGAAGCATTAGCAAAACTCGGTCGGGAGGATATATTGATCGTTGTTGGGGGAGTTATTCCGGCACAGGATTATGCTTTCTTACGTGAAAATGGAGCATCAGCGATTTTTGGGCCAGGTACAGTTATTCCAGTTGCCGCACAAAAAGTAATTGAAGAAATTTATAAGCGATTGGGTTATGAGGAAGTGGAAGGCTAA